From Anastrepha obliqua isolate idAnaObli1 chromosome 3, idAnaObli1_1.0, whole genome shotgun sequence:
TTATATCTCCAGTGGTGGTATACGTACGGAGACATTGATGtccattttggacaaaaatgTCGCACAGCTAAAAAAAATGGGGTTAAATTTGAAAGGTATAGTTTGCGATCAAGGGCCCTCCAACAGTAGTATCTTTAAATCTTTGGGGATTTATGAGGATAGCCCCTTTTACGTGCACGAaggcacaaaaattttttgcatgttCGATTACTGTCACTTGATAAAGTCCGTCCGAAATACCTTGATGAAATATGACATCTTAACATCAGATGGAGTGACAAGCTTCAAGGtgattgaaaaattgtttgatatagATCAAATGAATCCCCATTTGAAAATTTGTCCGAAACTAACGGAGGCCCATATATATCCCAATTTTATGGATAAAATGAGCGTTTCACGCGCGACTCAGGTCCTGAGCAATTCGGTAGCCTCTGGTATCGACATGGCCTTGTCCCAAAATTTATTAGGCAGTGACGAGTACGTGATAAAATGCGCTAAGCCCACACAGATGttcgttaaaaaaatgaatgatctGTTCGATGAATTGGATGCAAAAAGATTCCAGTCGAAAAATCCTTCAAAATGTCCGATTAGGCGGGgtgacagcaaaaaaattgatagATTGAATGAACATCTAGATTTTTTGCGGTCATTCCAGTTGCCGGAAAACGCACGCGTGCAGTGCATCGAAGGTTTCCGCATAACGATTTCAGCGATGCAAATGTTATGCGAGGAACTTTTCATTGAGCACAGCTccctcaaatttattttcaaatacataGTTGCGCGACTGatctcaatgaaaattttacgccaGAGATTTGAGAAGAAAGGTTCTAATTGTACAGATGATGACGATTTAAATTTAGATTGGTATATAGGCCCCGAGGATCGTCATCTTGAGACAGAGGTAGGAGACCAGCGAAATGAGGATCTCGTTTTAGAAGAGATTGATGTGGAAGACAtacattttgctgaagaaagtAATGAAGCTGAGGTACAAGTGCAGCGTTACTTCACAGGCTAtggtatttaccagaaaatgctGTGCAAgttaaaatgtgaaaagtgcacgaACGCCATGACGAAAACAAAAGGGGAGCTGAAGTTGCATTCAGAAGCCCTGATAAGATCAAAAAACTTCACGGATGACAGCGATTTAAGGCTTGTCAATCCTGAAGACAGGGTTTTCGAAGTGTGTCGACTCCAAATGGTGTGGTACCgtcagctcttcgcaaaatatgcCCACATTGCAGGTCTTAGGTGTTTAATGTTGTCCgctctaaaagaaaaaacacaaaaagtgtTTCCCGACTGGTTTGTAGGATCTGGCGAGTGTAGAGATCATCGCGAGAAGCTATTAGATTTTCTCTTAACTGTCCTTTTATTCAAGAATGCAAAGTGGCTCTTGCGAAATGAGGTTAATAAAGTCAAGGaaagaaaactacaaaataaattaaaaaagctgtagGTTATAAGTAGGTTGTAAGCCAGGGCCCCACGAAAAGAGATTCGCCGTTCACACAGGTAATTAATAATCTACTAGCTATCTTTTGCATATGATGatacctattcttttatttcagggttttccacttttctatatttcaggttttttttatttatatattttacaggaaTTTTCCCGtttcaggttttttctattttttagtctattttacaggtttcttttttattttttct
This genomic window contains:
- the LOC129241000 gene encoding uncharacterized protein LOC129241000 — its product is MKILRQRFEKKGSNCTDDDDLNLDWYIGPEDRHLETEVGDQRNEDLVLEEIDVEDIHFAEESNEAEVQVQRYFTGYGIYQKMLCKLKCEKCTNAMTKTKGELKLHSEALIRSKNFTDDSDLRLVNPEDRVFEVCRLQMVWYRQLFAKYAHIAGLRCLMLSALKEKTQKVFPDWFVGSGECRDHREKLLDFLLTVLLFKNAKWLLRNEVNKVKERKLQNKLKKL